The following proteins come from a genomic window of Vicia villosa cultivar HV-30 ecotype Madison, WI unplaced genomic scaffold, Vvil1.0 ctg.002011F_1_1, whole genome shotgun sequence:
- the LOC131637483 gene encoding uncharacterized protein LOC131637483, protein MAIHPHLDRILWTEDQISHRVSELAAQIVHDFPASSAPPVFIGVATGAFIFLADLVRKIDLPFTIDLVRAQSYGSGTVSNGAPTISSDLKVEVNGQHVILVEDIVDSGHTLSRLISHLKLKGASSVSVCTLLDKPARRKVNVQLVGEGKFYRGFECPDYFVVGYGMDFDERYRNLPYIGVLKPELYS, encoded by the exons ATGGCTATACATCCCCACTTAGACAGAATCCTCTGGACCGAAGACCAAATCTCCCACCGAGTCTCCGAACTCGCCGCACAAATCGTCCATGACTTTCCCGCCTCGTCAGCTCCTCCCGTTTTTATCGGCGTTGCCACCGGCGCATTCATATTCCTCGCTGATCTAGTTCGCAAAATCGACCTCCCTTTCACCATTGATCTCGTTCGTGCTCAATCCTACGGTTCCGGAACTGTCTCCAATGGCGCACCTACCATTTCTTCTGACTTGAAGGTTGAAGTTAACGGCCAACACGTCATTTTG GTTGAAGACATTGTAGACTCTGGACATACTTTATCTAGACTCATTTCACACTTGAAATTGAAAGGAGCATCCTCTGTTTCTGTATGCACTCTTCTTGACAAACCAGCAAGGAGAAAAGTTAATGTACAGCTGGTGGGGGAAGGGAAATTCTACCGGGGATTTGAG TGTCCAGACTATTTTGTAGTTGGTTATGGAATGGATTTTGATGAACGGTACAGAAATTTGCCTTACATTGGTGTCTTGAAACCTGAACTTtacagttga